One genomic region from Bactrocera tryoni isolate S06 chromosome 3, CSIRO_BtryS06_freeze2, whole genome shotgun sequence encodes:
- the LOC120773007 gene encoding solute carrier family 2, facilitated glucose transporter member 1-like — MPDDPKRVGWTPMLLLICVGTTIGAVIPLGYALGVMNTPAEVIKKWTIASVSRTYSIELNATKADILWASIVSIFQVGGILGSFISGSISNKFGRKGCLAFSGVLLSLAGLFLHFSRMAHLVEMMLFGRFLIGISAALIYTSQPMYLLECAPIHLRGSAGVFTLLGITGGIVFGQIFSLQQVFGNEKCWELALSSYLIFVLIGFLPALSFPESPSWLIKVRQDEELARKSLKSLRGKNAEETINAEIAELKASAAASSEILGFWAVLKNSEFCLPLLIVISFTACQGLSGINGIFFYSVRIFTKCGFSDENATWLNFGSGVLNFVFALISLVLMEKFNRRPCMLLSAGACALSLIGLGFALKYIDYVSWFPILCVIFMASFIIFFNVGLGPIPFFIGTELFELPPRTVAMATGNFSCWTGNFLIGMCFPPVESLIGPFCFLPCGGVCIYCFLLTWRYVPETRGFEPSDVKPLMANGLKSKVT, encoded by the exons ATGCCAGACGAT CCGAAACGAGTTGGGTGGACGCCAATGCTGCTGCTGATTTGCGTCGGGACCACCATCGGTGCTGTTATACCCCTAGGTTATGCGCTGGGGGTTATGAATACGCCTGCTGAG GTGATCAAAAAATGGACTATCGCTAGTGTGTCTAGAACATACAGCATTGAACTCAATGCAACGAAGGCGGACATACTATGGGCTAGCATAGTGTCAATTTTCCAGGTTGGCGGTATTTTGGGTTCCTTTATTTCTGGATCTATAAGCAACAAATTTGGAAG AAAGGGATGTCTTGCATTCAGCGGAGTTTTGTTATCCTTAGCTGGACTTTTCTTACATTTCAGCCGCATGGCTCACCTCGTCGAGATGATGTTATTCGGTCGTTTTTTGATCGGTATCTCAGCTGCGCTAATCTACACCTCACAGCCGATGTATTTGCTGGAGTGCGCGCCCATACATCTGCGTGGCAGTGCTGGCGTCTTCACACTGCTTGGCATAACGGGTGGCATTGTTTTTGGGCAAATATTTAGTTTACAACAAGTCTTTGGCAATGAGAAGTGCTGGGAATTGGCCTTAAGTTCCTACTTGATTTTTGTTCTGATTGGCTTCTTGCCGGCGCTTTCGTTTCCGGAATCCCCTAGTTGGTTAATTAAGGTGCGACAAGACGAAGAATTGGCCAGGAAGTCCTTGAAAAGTTTACGTGGAAAAAATGCTGAAGAAACTATAAATGCCGAAATTGCAGAATTGAAAGCTTCAGCCGCTGCCTCTAGTGAAATACTTGGATTTTGGGCGGTGCTGAAGAACTCAGAATTTTGCCTGCCTCTGCTAATTGTTATCTCATTTACCGCTTGTCAAGGCTTGAGCGGAATTAAtggtattttcttttattcagtAAGAATATTTACCAAATGCGGCTTTTCCGATGAAAATGCCACCTGGTTAAATTTCGGTTCTGGTGTGCTGAATTTTGTGTTTGCGCTCATTAGTTTGGTTTTAATGGAGAAATTCAATAGACGTCCCTGCATGCTCCTCTCAGCGGGTGCTTGTGCTCTATCATTAATCGGCTTGGGGTTCGCTTtgaaatatatt GATTACGTCAGCTGGTTCCCAATACTTTGCGTTATTTTCATGGCTTCcttcataatatttttcaatgtggGCCTAGGGCCAATACCATTCTTTATAGGAACAG aACTCTTTGAATTACCACCTCGTACTGTGGCCATGGCTACCGGGAACTTTTCATGTTGGACCGGTAATTTCCTGATCGGTATGTGTTTCCCTCCTGTAGAGAGCCTAATTGGTCCATTCTGTTTCCTACCCTGTGGTggtgtttgtatatattgctTCTTGCTCACGTGGCGCTATGTACCGGAGACACGTGGTTTCGAGCCGTCGGATGTGAAGCCTTTGATGGCGAATGGCCTTAAATCGAAAGTAACTTAA
- the LOC120770592 gene encoding solute carrier family 2, facilitated glucose transporter member 1-like, which yields MDSKLEKNEDDTQRKGWTPLLALVCFATTFGTAIPVGYCLGVMNTPAEYIKSWCFDAFAIRYNEQLSSSQVDLLWSAIVSIFLIGGIFGSFIAGGFCNRFGRKGSLLVSAFLLTLSGILLHFCRMTNSVEMLLIGRFTIGVAAAITYTVHPIYLLEISPTHLRGSAAVFTSIGVTGGIFVGQIFSLQQVFGTEDLWEFALSFYTVFVVVSFLPVYWYPESPRWLYLMRQDEPAARKELQRLRGKNSDECVNTEIADMKELVAYASNEKIGFLAVVKNPEYLLPLVICCSFPLCQQLSGINAIFFYSVRIFMKGGFSLEIATWMNFGAGFLNLVFASVSPIMVQKFGRRPLMMFSAGGCGISLFGMAFALNYIDRVSWLPILCIAFIASFIFSFNVGLAPVPYFVGAELFEVESRSVAMSMGNFFSWSGNFMIGMFFPMLEAIWGSYAFLPCAAMCLYCFLLTWRYLPETRGKDVADVKPLMAKGFRSKVH from the exons ACGCAACGTAAAGGTTGGACACCACTGTTGGCACTGGTTTGCTTTGCAACCACCTTTGGTACCGCAATTCCCGTTGGCTACTGTCTTGGAGTTATGAATACACCCGCAGAG TACATTAAATCCTGGTGCTTCGATGCATTTGCGATACGTTACAACGAGCAATTGAGTTCATCACAAGTCGATCTGCTTTGGTCGGCGATTGTATCTATATTTCTCATTGGCGGCATTTTCGGGTCATTCATAGCTGGAGGTTTTTGTAATAGATTTGGAAG aAAGGGATCGCTGCTGGTCAGTGCATTCCTGTTGACACTCTCCGGCATTCTTTTACACTTTTGCCGAATGACAAATTCGGTGGAGATGCTCTTGATTGGGCGTTTTACCATTGGTGTTGCTGCCGCAATCACCTACACCGTTCATCCGATTTACCTTCTGGAGATTTCACCAACTCACCTACGCGGTAGTGCAGCTGTCTTCACATCGATCGGCGTGACTGGCGGCATTTTCGTCGGACAAATTTTTAGTCTTCAACAAGTTTTCGGCACCGAAGACTTGTGGGAGTTCGCTCTCAGCTTCTATACAGTGTTTGTAGTGGTCAGTTTTCTTCCGGTCTACTGGTATCCGGAATCGCCACGTTGGCTTTATTTGATGCGTCAAGATGAGCCAGCAGCACGTAAAGAACTGCAACGTTTGCGCGGAAAGAATTCCGATGAGTGTGTGAATACCGAAATAGCGGATATGAAAGAATTAGTCGCATATGCGAGCAACGAGAAAATAGGGTTTTTGGCTGTTGTGAAAAATCCCGAATACTTGTTGCCACTAGTAATCTGCTGCTCATTTCCACTATGCCAACAATTGAGCGGCATTAATGCGATCTTCTTCTACTCCGTGAGAATCTTCATGAAGGGAGGCTTTTCGCTAGAGATTGCAACGTGGATGAATTTTGGAGCAGGTTTTTTGAATTTAGTATTCGCTAGTGTAAGCCCAATAATGGTACAAAAGTTTGGACGTCGTCCACTAATGATGTTTTCCGCTGGCGGCTGTGGAATATCGCTCTTCGGCATGGCCTTTGCCTTGAATTACATT GACCGCGTAAGTTGGTTGCCTATTCTTTGCATTGCCTTCATTGCATCGTTCATATTCTCCTTCAACGTGGGCCTGGCGCCCGTGCCATATTTTGTGGGCGCAGAACTCTTTGAAGTCGAGTCGCGCTCGGTGGCCATGTCGAtgggcaactttttttcatGGAGTGGTAACTTCATGATTGGAATGTTCTTTCCCATGTTAGAGGCTATTTGGGGTTCTTATGCCTTCCTACCTTGTGCTGCGATGTGTCTGTATTGTTTTCTGCTGACGTGGCGTTACCTACCCGAAACTCGCGGAAAAGATGTTGCGGACGTTAAACCATTAATGGCTAAGGGATTTCGTTCTAAGGTGCATTGA